The genomic stretch ACAGTTAAAAGAGGTAAGGCAGTACTGTTATTTGCCCTTTCAGCGATGCCTCTAACCACAAAAAAGAGAACTAATTGAGCAATTATGGCACCAATAAAAGTAGGCATAAATAAAGCAGGGTTGGATTGAATCATGCCCAATCCACCATAAGTACCTACTGCTGTTAATACTAAGCCACCGCCAAGATAGGGTAATGCTTTATTAATAACATTAGGACCTACTAAAGATTGATCTTTAGCTTTTTTGATTGCATCCCGAAAATTACTTGTTGTTGTCATAGGATTTTGTTCTAAATTGATTTAGCTATATTTTCTAATTTAACAAAAATGTCGAGAATAAATCTTTCAACAAAAAAATGGAGGAATACTTAACCCCTCCTTAGTAATTATTTTCTTTTAAAGTGGAACTTACTAGAATTATTAACCCACAAACTCTTTACGAGGTTCGGAAACTCCAGCAGGGGTTTCACCTTTGAGATAAGCTAACATTGTATCAGCATCAGATACTTCAAAAGGATCTGTAGGACAGTTGTCAGAAAAACCCGGTTCAACAAAGATTTTTTCAATGGTCATATCATTTACTAACATAGAGTAACGCCAAGATCTAGTACCAAATCCTACATTAGACTTATCAACTAACATTCCCATTTTGCGAGTAAATTCGCCGTTACCATCGGGTAATAAAAACACATTTTTAGCACCGATTTCTTTACCCCATTTGAACATAACGAAAGCATCATTTACAGATACACAGATGATTTCATCAACACCGACAGCTTTAAATTCTTCGTATAATTCTTCATAGCGAGGAAGATGATTAGAAGAACAAGTAGGAGTAAATGCACCGGGTAAAGAGAATACAACTACTTTCTTTCCGGCAAAAATTTCTTCAGTGGTTTTATCTTCCCAACGGTAGGGGTTAGGTTGTATAGATTCATCACGAACACGGGTTTTAAATACAACACTAGGTACTTTTTCGATAACAGCCATATTTACCTCTACAATAACGATTAATAAAACTTTACACTTAGTTTGGTAAGTCTGGAAGTTTTTACTTCCTATCTAAGAATAACTCTTATTTAAGAATTTGTCAATAACAATAATCACTCATTTTTGTTAACGTATAGTTAATAAGGAGTTGTATAAATTTAACCTGAGTTCGATGAAAAAAATCTTTGATGTGGGTGGGTTTTAGGTTTAAGGGTTTAGATTAATTTTCCTAAATCTGTTTAATTATTTAATCAAATAAATCTAAATAAAATCAATTGTTAATGGTTTTTCATCAATTATTTACCGAATAACGAATACTTAACACCGAATACCTTACCCTTACCCATAAATTCTGTGTCGAACTGATGTTAAATTTACAGCTAATTGCAGTGAAATCAATTTCAATTTTGCCATGCCAAAACAAGCCGATAAAATCATCCAAACCTTAAAATCAAAAGGATTAAGAATTACTCCTCAGCGTTTTGCTGTATATTCTAATTTACTCCATCGTAGTGATCACCCCACTGCGGAACAGATTTTAAAAGATCTTAATCAAGATGCACCTACTCTATCTCAGGCAACGATTTATCTTTCCTTGCAAACTCTTAGAGATGTCGGGTTAATTCGTGAAGTGTTATTGGAAGAAGGCGTATGTCGTTATGATGCTAATATTTTTCCTCATCATCATTTTCGCTGTCGGTGTTGTGGTCAAATTGAAGATATTAGCTGGGAATCTTTTTCTAATCTCAGTTTAAATAAGTTACGATCGGGCTTAGAAGTAGATCAATATGAAGTGATTGTGCAGGGTAAATGCGATCGATGTTAAAAGAAAAAAGAGAGTAAGGAGTAAGCCGGGTTCTGTTCCTCAAAATTCATTGAATTAAAGGGGTAGTTATCTATCTAGGATGAATATTACTAATCACCTCAAGCGGTACACCGAAGACGGAATCGGGAAAAGATCAACCATAATTCCTCCGACCTTGCTCCCCACCGGGGTTTACCGAGCCAGTACCTCTCGATACTGCTGGTGCGCTCTTACCGACACCTTTGCACCCTTACCTTAAAATAATTAAGGCGGTATTTTTCTGTGGCACTATCCTCACGCTCACGCGCACTGGGCGTTACCCAGCAAGTTTGATCTTTCGGGAGTCCGGACTTTCCTCAAACTAAACTCACAGGACAAATTTAGTTTGCAACTACCACTCTTACTCTCTTTCTTCTCAAATATATCATCTAATTTAGTAATTTAGATCGGTTATTAACAATTCAATTAATTAATTTCACTTTTCGATTTGAAAACTCAAATATCTCTAAATTTTTCTCAAATATCAATTTATCTAATTTTCATAACTTTTGATTTTGTGATAAATTAATTTAATTTTCGATCGATACTTTTTTTAATAATTCTTGGGATTTTAAATTTTTATAGCAAAAATGACTCAATTTGTTTTTTTTATTGTATATTGAGGGAAAGTTAGAATTTAAAATAACTTAAATTCATATTAATCTTTAGTCATTTTAGGGAAGGAACAGAGATTATGTCAAAGTTTTATTTTCAACCAGTAAACGATCGCTCATCGGTTTCGTCAACTTCTCATTCTCCTTATCCTCCTCATGACTCACCGACTTTAAATTTTCCAACTCCACCATCTCAAAACATTCAAAACATAAACTCTCGTGATTTAATGCGCCTGTATCTCCGTGATATTGGGCGCATTCGTTTATTGAGTAAAGAAGAAGAAATAACTTTAGCTAGGCAAATACAAACAGCACAATCTCTCCATCAAATCAAAGAACAAAATGACTCCGTACCCGAACTTAGGGAATATATCCGTGTAATGTCTTCTTATGATTCTTTGGCAGGGCATCACTCCCAACCTCCCACTGTGGAAATCATGGCGAATAAATTAAGTATTTCTGTTCCAGTATTGCAAAAAATTATTTTGGAAGGTAAACAAAAATGGGCTAGTTTGGCTAATTTGACGATAGAAGAACTAGATAAAACTCTTGCTGATGGCATTAAGGCTAAACAAATGATGATTAAGGCTAATTTGCGTTTAGTGGTTTCGATCGCTAAAAAGTATCAAAATCGTGGTTTAGAGCTATTAGATTTAATTCAAGAGGGTACTTTGGGCTTAGAAAAAGCAGTAGAGAAATTTGACTATACCAAAGGTTATCACTTTAGCACTTATTCCTATTGGTGGATTCGTCAGGGTATGACAAGAGCGATCGCCACTCAAGGTCGTACAATTAGAATACCTATTCATATTACAGAAAGATTAAATTTACTCAAAAAAGTTCAAAGGCAGTTATCTCAAACTTTGGGACGTATGGCAACAGTAGATGAGATTGCTCAAAAAATGAACATGACAGCACCTCAATTGCGACAATTTTTAAATCAAATTCCTCGATCGATTTCTTTAGAAATGAAAGTAGGAGAAGATTATAATACTGAATTAGTGGAATTAATTGAAGCAGAATCGGATACGCCGGAAGAAAACTTGATGCGAGTATCGATGCAACAAGATTTACAGCTAATGATGTCTAGTTTAAATGAAAGAGAACAAAAAATTCTACGATTGCGTTTTGGTTTTGAAAATGGCAAAATTTACTCTTTAAGTGATACTGCATCTATGATGAATTTATCAAGAGAAAGAGTGAGACAAATTCAGGCTAAAGCTATTCAAAAATTAAGACAACCAAATCAAGAAAAACAGTTGCGGGATTATTTAGAAATAATTAATAGTTAAATTTCTTCTAGTTTTAGAGTGGTAAGATGTTGATGATTTTTAAACACTAAATTCCGCACTCTTACTGACTATGATTGTTTATCAGAATCCTTCTCCTACAGTAGATATTATCATTGAACTTGTCGATCAACCTCATCGTCCAATTATTTTGATTGAGCGTAAACATGAGCCTTTTGGTTGGGCAATACCCGGAGGATTTATGGATTATGGGGAATCAGTGGAAAATGCAGCTATGAGAGAAGCGTTAGAAGAAGTTAGTCTTAATGTTAAGTTGATTGAGCAGTTTCAAGTATATTCTGATCCAGCTAGAGACTCCAGAAAACATACCATGAGTATAGTATTCATTGCCAGTGCGATCGGACAACCAAAACCGGCTGATGATGCTCTTAATTTAGGAATTTTTAATATATGGGAAATTCCTAACAATCTATGTTTTGATCACGATTTGATTTTACAAGATTATCTACACTATCGTAATTATCATATTCGTCCTCCCATTCGATATTGTTAATCGGTGAATTAGAGAACACCAAACGAAAAATGCTTATTTGTTTCTTTTTGCTTATTACCTACCCTCAATATTATTTTACTTGGATGCGTCTGAGCTTATTAACTTAATCTTAAATATGGGGTTGGTTTTCAAAATTTTATAGTCAATTTCGCAGAAATATAGTCTAATAACAATATGCAGAATCAAAAAAATGTTATTGTCTCATATAAATTCTGCTATAAAGTCAGTAGATTAAATAATAAATCTGACTAATACAGAACTCTCTTATAAATTACATTCGGAGATAAATTTCTATGGAATCTCAAGCCTACGAACAAGAAACTCAAACTCAAAATAACACCCCTTTTAATGATGATGTTGCTGGTGTTATTACTACTGCCACGACTCCTGCTTCTGGAGATAGTGATTGGCAAGAATGGATAAATGTAATCATTGATTATTTAGCAAAACTGCCAGACGAGTTAGGCAATTTCTTTTCTGATTATAAACAACCCTTAACTACTTTTGGCTTAATTATTACCGCCAGTATTACTGTTTATGTCACTTTATCAGTGTTAGATGCGATCGATAATATCCCCTTATTATCTTCTATTTTGGAATTAGTAGGATTAGGATATACCGCTTGGTTTGTAACTCGTTATTTACTCAAGGCTTCTACTCGTCAAGAGTTATTTGGTGAATTTGATAGCTTGAAAAAACAAATATTAGGCGGGAAAACTCAAGGTTAATTCTTGTAGTGAATATTACCCTCACTTAAAAGGTGGGGGATTTCGTATCATTTGTCATTTGTTAATCAGGACTTATGAATAATGAATAGTAGATAGTGGAGAAGATAATATTCTTAAAAACAAACAATAAAAAATAAAAATATGTACTTATGACTTTATCTTACTCCTTCTCTTTCACCTACAAAAATTACCATAACATTTTACCTGAGAGAGCTATAAAATTTATGGGTGAAAGTAGCGATTAGCTTTTAGTTCTTAGCAGTTAGCTTTTAGTCTTTTTTCCATTAAAGAAGAAGTAATCAATTACTAATGTTTACAAGAAATTTAATTTAATAATAGCTGATAGCTATCCCCTTTCAACTATATTTTTTCATCGAAATGAGGTAATTTTAACACCTTCTAAGAATACTTTTTTAGCAAACTCTACTTATGTTCTATTTTCGTATTCAACCCGATGG from Geminocystis sp. NIES-3709 encodes the following:
- a CDS encoding peroxiredoxin, whose amino-acid sequence is MAVIEKVPSVVFKTRVRDESIQPNPYRWEDKTTEEIFAGKKVVVFSLPGAFTPTCSSNHLPRYEELYEEFKAVGVDEIICVSVNDAFVMFKWGKEIGAKNVFLLPDGNGEFTRKMGMLVDKSNVGFGTRSWRYSMLVNDMTIEKIFVEPGFSDNCPTDPFEVSDADTMLAYLKGETPAGVSEPRKEFVG
- a CDS encoding Fur family transcriptional regulator: MPKQADKIIQTLKSKGLRITPQRFAVYSNLLHRSDHPTAEQILKDLNQDAPTLSQATIYLSLQTLRDVGLIREVLLEEGVCRYDANIFPHHHFRCRCCGQIEDISWESFSNLSLNKLRSGLEVDQYEVIVQGKCDRC
- a CDS encoding RNA polymerase sigma factor, RpoD/SigA family, whose translation is MSKFYFQPVNDRSSVSSTSHSPYPPHDSPTLNFPTPPSQNIQNINSRDLMRLYLRDIGRIRLLSKEEEITLARQIQTAQSLHQIKEQNDSVPELREYIRVMSSYDSLAGHHSQPPTVEIMANKLSISVPVLQKIILEGKQKWASLANLTIEELDKTLADGIKAKQMMIKANLRLVVSIAKKYQNRGLELLDLIQEGTLGLEKAVEKFDYTKGYHFSTYSYWWIRQGMTRAIATQGRTIRIPIHITERLNLLKKVQRQLSQTLGRMATVDEIAQKMNMTAPQLRQFLNQIPRSISLEMKVGEDYNTELVELIEAESDTPEENLMRVSMQQDLQLMMSSLNEREQKILRLRFGFENGKIYSLSDTASMMNLSRERVRQIQAKAIQKLRQPNQEKQLRDYLEIINS
- a CDS encoding NUDIX hydrolase; the protein is MIVYQNPSPTVDIIIELVDQPHRPIILIERKHEPFGWAIPGGFMDYGESVENAAMREALEEVSLNVKLIEQFQVYSDPARDSRKHTMSIVFIASAIGQPKPADDALNLGIFNIWEIPNNLCFDHDLILQDYLHYRNYHIRPPIRYC
- a CDS encoding CAAD domain-containing protein, which codes for MESQAYEQETQTQNNTPFNDDVAGVITTATTPASGDSDWQEWINVIIDYLAKLPDELGNFFSDYKQPLTTFGLIITASITVYVTLSVLDAIDNIPLLSSILELVGLGYTAWFVTRYLLKASTRQELFGEFDSLKKQILGGKTQG